In Horticoccus luteus, the following proteins share a genomic window:
- a CDS encoding sensor histidine kinase, with translation MSSAARRILLYWLLLLVPALGVGGAAVFLLRREQARVAERGSQAEAARRAAIAARTRLIAENAELLIGDVQTGLLDTLAAEPAGNLDAFMAQWEQGNPLVRTAFRATAGGRILRPDGRADDEAARGFLRRFNREFGGHAPWVQTPGAKALAAAKDAAEKEFADQRARRQVAANVAQVQSARRDAQALAKSTSNYPASSRAMKSEGTAERRREGEETARAGDSYAAATPAASAPAVPETVPDRRDWVAWKDDEGRGHVLGWVQPGGAGEVRGVELEMAALISRLGGVLPAEPEQGEGYALLDPRGRVMHQAGAIPGRMSEPAARLPLAPASLPGWEVAAFFSPVGGGGSGGGGFFGLGVLLVALFVCAILVGGGLLAAQARRSDGEAAQKTSFVANVSHEFKTPLTTIRLYAELLEQGRVRDAAQAGGYLQTISRETQRLARLVNNALDFSRLEQGKKKYAREEIDLTAELTRLLDTHAPRLAEGGLTVQRVLPATPVRVMADRDAVEQIVLNLLDNALKYAAGGGEVSVMLRPLAGRTDVRVADRGPGVRAGHTERIFEKFHRVDEALTAERSGAGLGLSIARQLARGLGGELRYEARAGGGAEFVFELPAAENGKDDDHES, from the coding sequence GTGTCGTCCGCCGCGCGCCGCATTCTCCTCTACTGGCTCCTGTTGCTGGTGCCGGCGTTGGGCGTGGGTGGCGCGGCGGTTTTTCTGCTCCGCCGCGAACAGGCGCGGGTGGCAGAGCGCGGCTCGCAGGCGGAAGCGGCGCGGCGTGCGGCGATCGCGGCGCGGACGCGACTCATCGCGGAAAACGCGGAGTTGCTCATCGGCGATGTGCAGACGGGGTTGCTCGACACTTTGGCGGCTGAGCCGGCGGGGAATCTCGACGCGTTCATGGCGCAGTGGGAGCAGGGCAATCCGCTCGTGCGGACGGCGTTTCGCGCGACGGCGGGCGGCCGCATCCTCCGGCCGGATGGCCGCGCCGACGATGAGGCGGCGCGAGGATTTTTGCGGCGGTTCAACCGGGAATTTGGCGGGCACGCGCCGTGGGTGCAGACGCCGGGAGCGAAGGCGTTGGCCGCGGCGAAGGACGCGGCGGAAAAAGAGTTCGCGGACCAGCGGGCCCGCAGACAGGTGGCGGCGAACGTGGCGCAGGTGCAGTCGGCGCGACGCGATGCGCAGGCCCTCGCCAAGAGCACCAGCAATTATCCGGCATCGTCGCGCGCCATGAAATCAGAAGGGACCGCGGAGCGTCGCCGCGAAGGTGAGGAGACGGCAAGGGCGGGTGACAGCTACGCGGCGGCGACTCCAGCGGCGAGCGCCCCGGCGGTGCCGGAAACGGTTCCGGATCGGCGGGATTGGGTCGCGTGGAAGGATGACGAGGGCCGCGGGCATGTGCTCGGCTGGGTGCAACCGGGCGGAGCGGGTGAGGTGCGCGGCGTGGAGTTGGAAATGGCGGCGTTGATCAGCCGGTTGGGTGGCGTGTTGCCGGCGGAGCCGGAGCAGGGCGAGGGTTATGCGCTGCTCGATCCGCGCGGGCGGGTGATGCATCAGGCCGGTGCGATTCCGGGACGAATGAGCGAGCCGGCGGCGCGACTGCCGCTCGCGCCCGCGAGCCTGCCAGGCTGGGAAGTGGCGGCGTTTTTCTCGCCGGTCGGCGGCGGCGGTTCGGGCGGCGGCGGATTTTTCGGTTTGGGCGTGCTGCTGGTGGCTTTATTCGTGTGCGCGATTCTGGTCGGCGGCGGATTGCTGGCGGCGCAGGCGCGGCGCAGCGACGGGGAGGCGGCGCAAAAGACGTCGTTCGTCGCGAACGTGTCGCACGAGTTCAAGACGCCGCTGACGACAATCCGCCTTTACGCGGAGTTGCTCGAACAGGGGCGCGTGCGCGATGCGGCGCAGGCGGGCGGTTATTTGCAGACGATCAGCCGGGAAACGCAGCGGCTGGCGCGGCTGGTCAACAACGCGCTGGATTTCAGCCGGCTGGAGCAGGGGAAGAAAAAATATGCGCGCGAGGAGATCGATCTCACGGCGGAGTTGACGCGGCTGCTCGACACGCATGCGCCGCGTCTGGCCGAGGGCGGACTGACGGTGCAGCGAGTGTTACCGGCCACGCCGGTGCGGGTGATGGCGGATCGCGATGCGGTGGAGCAAATCGTGCTCAACCTCCTCGACAATGCGCTGAAATACGCGGCGGGCGGCGGCGAGGTGAGCGTGATGCTGCGGCCGTTGGCGGGACGCACGGACGTGCGCGTGGCTGATCGCGGGCCGGGCGTGCGGGCGGGGCACACGGAGCGGATTTTCGAAAAATTCCATCGGGTCGACGAGGCGCTCACCGCGGAAAGGAGCGGCGCGGGGCTGGGGTTGAGCATTGCACGGCAACTGGCGCGGGGACTCGGCGGCGAGTTGCGTTACGAGGCGCGCGCCGGTGGCGGCGCAGAGTTTGTTTTCGAATTACCGGCGGCTGAAAACGGGAAGGACGACGACCATGAGAGCTAA
- a CDS encoding vWA domain-containing protein: MKRLLFSFAAALVSAASFAAVAQSAVRSVPESVRLRVEVDRRVLPADQTERAVLKIALDGVRLPRRDLRPPVNLALVIDRSGSMAGEKLAKAREAALEAVRRLAADDVVSLVVYDDQVETLVPAQRVGDGRRLAQAIGGIEAGGNTALYGGVVRGASEVRRLLEDRRFVNRVILLSDGLANVGPSSPEALGQLGRSLMKEGISVTTIGLGLGYNEDLMTRLAQRSDGNTYFVEDSGDLPRIFAAELGDVLNVVARRIVVEVELPEGVRPVGFVGRDGEISGQKARMSLNQLYGGQEKFALLEVEVAPGAAGREREIARAQVSFNDAVTGRDATLTAGRTVTFSADAADVVSSANHAVQADYAANVLAVAKDEAIALVDANRRAEAAEQLRARSAELNQLAVTYGNAEVQQLAAAAAPEAQKLEREGLDNAARKAYRTDSAQTRNQQGSSNSMGQR; this comes from the coding sequence ATGAAACGTCTTCTTTTCTCCTTCGCGGCCGCGCTCGTCAGCGCGGCGTCGTTCGCGGCGGTCGCCCAATCGGCGGTGCGCTCGGTGCCTGAGTCGGTGCGGTTGCGCGTCGAAGTCGATCGGCGGGTTTTGCCGGCCGATCAGACGGAGCGGGCGGTGCTGAAGATCGCGCTCGACGGCGTGCGTTTACCGCGCCGCGATCTCCGACCGCCGGTGAACCTGGCGCTGGTGATCGATCGCTCGGGATCGATGGCGGGCGAGAAACTCGCGAAGGCGCGGGAAGCGGCCCTCGAGGCGGTGCGGCGGCTCGCGGCGGATGACGTGGTGTCGCTCGTCGTGTATGATGATCAGGTGGAAACGCTCGTGCCCGCGCAGCGCGTGGGCGATGGCCGGCGGTTGGCGCAGGCGATTGGCGGCATCGAAGCGGGTGGGAACACGGCGCTCTATGGCGGCGTGGTGCGCGGCGCGTCGGAGGTGCGGCGGTTGCTCGAAGACCGGCGGTTTGTGAATCGCGTCATCCTGCTGTCGGATGGGCTGGCGAATGTGGGTCCGAGTTCCCCCGAGGCGCTGGGCCAACTCGGGCGTTCGCTGATGAAAGAGGGCATCTCGGTCACGACGATCGGGCTGGGTCTTGGTTATAACGAGGATCTCATGACGCGGCTGGCGCAGCGCAGCGACGGCAACACGTATTTCGTCGAGGACAGTGGCGATCTGCCTCGCATCTTCGCCGCCGAACTCGGCGACGTGCTCAACGTGGTGGCGCGGCGGATCGTGGTCGAAGTCGAGCTGCCCGAGGGTGTGCGGCCGGTGGGTTTTGTGGGGCGTGACGGCGAGATCAGCGGGCAGAAGGCCCGGATGTCGTTGAATCAACTTTACGGCGGGCAGGAGAAATTCGCGTTGCTCGAGGTGGAAGTCGCGCCGGGCGCGGCGGGTCGCGAACGCGAAATCGCCCGCGCGCAGGTGAGCTTCAACGACGCGGTGACTGGTCGTGATGCGACGCTGACCGCCGGCCGCACGGTGACATTCAGCGCCGATGCGGCCGACGTGGTGAGCTCGGCGAACCATGCGGTGCAGGCGGATTACGCCGCGAACGTGCTGGCAGTCGCGAAAGATGAGGCGATCGCGCTGGTCGATGCCAACCGGCGGGCGGAAGCCGCGGAGCAATTGCGCGCGCGCTCGGCGGAGTTGAATCAACTGGCGGTCACCTATGGCAATGCGGAGGTGCAGCAACTCGCGGCGGCGGCGGCGCCCGAAGCGCAGAAGCTGGAGCGCGAAGGACTCGATAATGCGGCGCGGAAAGCCTACCGCACGGACAGTGCGCAGACGCGCAATCAGCAAGGGAGCAGCAACAGCATGGGGCAACGCTGA
- a CDS encoding sulfite oxidase-like oxidoreductase codes for MSKERYIEAKQRWAEKQKARGVTRRAVASADRLPPGQKLTQGFPVLDLGVQPDIPHSGWALILDGLVEKPVTLSWDDFHGLPQVDDVSDFHCVTTWSKYDCRWGGVAFTTLYELVQPKTEAQFVYFTSYDGYSTNVPLAQCLDDDVLVATSFDGGPIPREHGGPARVIIPKLYAWKGAKFIKGLTFLAEDKLGFWEVRGYSNTADPWTEDRYA; via the coding sequence ATGTCGAAGGAGCGTTACATCGAGGCCAAGCAACGGTGGGCGGAGAAACAAAAAGCCCGTGGCGTCACGCGCCGCGCGGTCGCATCCGCCGACCGCCTCCCGCCGGGCCAGAAACTCACGCAGGGCTTTCCCGTCCTCGACCTCGGCGTGCAACCCGACATCCCGCACAGCGGCTGGGCCCTCATCCTCGACGGACTCGTGGAAAAACCCGTCACACTTTCGTGGGACGATTTTCACGGGCTGCCGCAGGTCGACGACGTGAGCGACTTCCACTGCGTCACGACGTGGAGCAAATACGACTGCCGCTGGGGTGGCGTCGCGTTCACCACACTCTACGAACTCGTCCAACCGAAAACCGAAGCCCAATTCGTTTACTTCACCAGTTACGACGGCTACTCCACCAACGTCCCGCTCGCGCAATGCCTCGACGACGACGTCCTCGTCGCCACGTCCTTCGACGGCGGCCCGATCCCGCGCGAACATGGCGGACCGGCGCGGGTGATCATCCCGAAACTCTACGCCTGGAAAGGCGCGAAGTTCATCAAGGGCCTCACGTTTCTCGCCGAGGATAAACTCGGATTTTGGGAAGTGCGCGGCTACTCCAACACCGCCGATCCCTGGACCGAAGACCGCTACGCCTGA
- the mobA gene encoding molybdenum cofactor guanylyltransferase, producing MSSIENPSPLPLRWAGVVLAGGHSRRMGREKALLEVNGEALWRRQERVLREAGAAEVWLSARPEQAWATAEASGRVVHDRVVDAGPLAGIAATLAASTATHLAVLAVDLPRMEAAWLRRLSAACGPGRGAVGRREGFFEPLAAIYPREILVAAERALARGERSLQRLLTAEAARFAIVEIGAMDAASFENWNEPPASGEARRQA from the coding sequence ATGTCGTCCATCGAAAACCCGAGTCCGTTGCCGTTGCGTTGGGCGGGGGTGGTGCTGGCGGGCGGACACTCGCGCAGGATGGGGCGCGAGAAGGCGTTGCTGGAGGTGAACGGGGAAGCGCTTTGGCGGCGGCAGGAGCGCGTGCTGCGCGAGGCGGGCGCGGCGGAGGTGTGGTTATCGGCGCGGCCGGAACAGGCGTGGGCGACCGCGGAGGCGTCGGGGCGCGTGGTGCACGACCGCGTGGTGGACGCGGGCCCGCTCGCGGGAATTGCCGCCACGCTGGCGGCGAGCACGGCGACGCACCTTGCGGTGCTGGCGGTGGATTTGCCGCGGATGGAAGCGGCGTGGTTGAGGCGGTTGTCGGCGGCGTGTGGGCCGGGGCGGGGCGCGGTGGGGCGGCGCGAAGGATTTTTCGAGCCGCTGGCGGCGATTTATCCGCGGGAGATTTTGGTGGCGGCGGAGCGGGCGCTGGCGCGCGGCGAGCGGTCGTTGCAACGCTTGCTCACGGCGGAGGCGGCGCGTTTCGCGATCGTGGAAATCGGTGCGATGGACGCGGCGTCGTTTGAAAACTGGAATGAGCCGCCGGCGAGCGGCGAGGCGCGGCGTCAGGCGTAG
- a CDS encoding dicarboxylate/amino acid:cation symporter: MASSNTPLANKILAGLAVGVVAGLLTLALGHFAPAVLTGARLASSQLFDPLGQVFLRLLFFVVIPLVFASLTVGVVQLGRLDRLGPLAGRTFTLFFANMAIGVGLGLIMMNVLRPGNHLADDAKARLLAEYGGAAQQHIATHAAQPSMNLMTLVEMFMPKNLLGAVAGHSNNILGEVLPLILFGILVGAVGTQLSEEKRQRLQSFLELIAELMTGIVHFALKLAPYAVAAMIYSVVVKVGTDILVALGVFVLGCIAVMLLHLFGTMSIWLKMWTTRSPAQFWRDIRTVLVTAFSTSSSNATLPAALDCARDTLKIQPSVAGFVLPLGTTMNMSGTALYEGCVVLFVAQVFGVELSLVHQIVLLVLAVFSAVAVAGIPGGSLPLIAGLLVTFGIPAEGIGIVLGADRILDMMRTMINVGSDMVTTAVVDAQVLRAEARRAVA, encoded by the coding sequence ATGGCCAGTTCCAACACCCCGCTCGCCAACAAAATCCTCGCCGGCCTCGCTGTTGGCGTCGTGGCTGGATTGCTCACGCTCGCGCTCGGCCATTTTGCGCCGGCCGTCCTCACCGGCGCACGCCTCGCGTCTTCGCAGCTCTTCGATCCGCTCGGCCAGGTCTTCCTCCGCCTCCTCTTCTTCGTCGTCATCCCGCTCGTGTTCGCCTCGCTCACCGTCGGCGTCGTGCAACTCGGCCGGCTCGACCGGCTCGGCCCCCTCGCCGGGCGCACCTTTACGCTCTTCTTCGCCAACATGGCCATCGGCGTCGGCCTCGGCCTGATCATGATGAACGTCCTTCGGCCCGGCAATCACCTCGCCGACGACGCCAAAGCCCGCCTGCTCGCCGAATACGGCGGCGCCGCGCAGCAACACATCGCCACGCACGCCGCCCAGCCGTCGATGAACCTGATGACGCTCGTCGAAATGTTCATGCCGAAAAACCTCCTCGGCGCCGTCGCGGGCCACTCCAACAACATCCTCGGCGAGGTGCTTCCGCTCATTCTGTTCGGCATTCTCGTCGGCGCGGTCGGCACCCAGCTCAGCGAGGAAAAACGCCAGCGGCTGCAGTCCTTTCTCGAACTCATCGCCGAGCTGATGACGGGCATCGTGCACTTCGCGTTGAAACTCGCGCCCTACGCCGTCGCCGCGATGATCTACAGCGTCGTGGTCAAAGTCGGCACCGACATCCTCGTGGCCCTCGGCGTGTTCGTCCTCGGCTGCATCGCCGTGATGCTCCTGCACCTTTTCGGCACGATGTCGATCTGGCTGAAAATGTGGACCACGCGTTCGCCCGCGCAGTTCTGGCGCGATATCCGCACCGTCCTCGTCACCGCGTTTTCCACCAGCTCCAGTAACGCCACGCTGCCCGCGGCCCTCGATTGCGCGCGCGATACGCTCAAGATTCAGCCCAGCGTCGCGGGCTTTGTGCTCCCGCTCGGCACCACGATGAACATGAGCGGCACCGCGCTCTACGAAGGCTGCGTTGTCCTCTTCGTCGCGCAGGTGTTTGGCGTCGAGCTCAGCCTCGTCCACCAGATCGTTCTCCTCGTGCTCGCCGTCTTCAGCGCCGTCGCCGTCGCCGGCATTCCCGGCGGTTCGCTGCCATTAATCGCGGGGCTGCTGGTCACGTTCGGCATTCCCGCCGAGGGGATCGGCATCGTCCTCGGCGCCGACCGCATCCTCGATATGATGCGCACGATGATCAACGTCGGCAGCGACATGGTCACCACCGCCGTCGTTGATGCACAGGTGCTGCGCGCCGAAGCCCGCCGCGCCGTCGCGTAG
- a CDS encoding beta-mannosidase has protein sequence MPSLDLSAARWTFRDAATKTWLPAQVPGCVHTDLHRAGKIPDPFFGTNELDLQWIEERDWEYRATFNVTRATLAEAVVELVADGLDTLATVTLNGKKLAATDNMFIGWRWDVKRRLKVGRNELTIRFASAAEFIRTHRLEHQPKEFNDPVGRCSTMRKQQCQFGWDWGPRFVSAGVWRSLRIESWSAARLTDVRVTQAHGADGVRVRVAPEHATAAKGKTEVTYYVTMDLEGKEVASAAKVTGAPGSADEATDTDAGLALHVKEPQLWWPNDHGAQPLYRVTVELRDADGAVLDRWTRRIGLRTIELERKADEWGESFAFVVNGRRVFAKGANWIPANAFVTTLARADYARDIQSAADAHMNMLRIWGGGIYESEDFYDLCDERGLLVWHDFMFACTLYPGDEAFLRSVRAEAEFQVRRIRHRACLALWCGNNEIETLNWDALKKDETRRRKYDAVFHRVLPEVVAAEDGVTPYWPTSPYRGEGRSNDYAVKELGEKTGDTHFWDVWHARHPVKDYEKWNFRFVSEFGMQSYASPATQATFCAQDDANVFGATMENHQKNRAGNQIILDYVSRRYRFPKDQDALIYLSQLNQAYCMQMGVEHYRRTMPRCMGALYWQLNDCWPVASWSSLEFTGRWKALQHVARRFFAPALVTAHVPGDEAPTIGNYRRTTVREVHVYTVYDAPEKARGTVSWELCALSGERVLQGKKAVALNYGESVKQASLDLAPAMTKYGRDNLYLRIALDIGGRVASEETVFLTPPRFVALPRAKTKVAVKWQGKTAAELTFTSDALQHRFAFEIAGAEATARSSDNYFELYPGRAKTVEVTLAKPLTAAQLKARLRWRSLADSYV, from the coding sequence ATGCCTTCTCTCGATCTCTCCGCTGCGCGTTGGACGTTTCGCGATGCCGCGACGAAGACGTGGCTGCCGGCCCAAGTGCCGGGCTGCGTGCACACGGATTTGCACCGGGCCGGCAAGATTCCGGATCCGTTTTTCGGCACGAACGAACTCGACCTGCAATGGATCGAGGAGCGCGATTGGGAATATCGGGCGACGTTCAACGTGACGCGCGCGACGCTCGCGGAGGCGGTGGTGGAGCTCGTCGCCGACGGGCTCGATACGCTGGCGACGGTGACGTTGAACGGAAAGAAGCTCGCCGCGACGGACAACATGTTCATCGGCTGGCGGTGGGACGTGAAACGGCGGCTCAAGGTGGGTCGCAACGAGCTGACGATTCGTTTCGCGAGCGCGGCGGAATTCATTCGCACGCACCGGCTCGAACACCAGCCGAAGGAGTTCAACGATCCGGTGGGCCGGTGTTCGACGATGCGCAAGCAGCAGTGCCAGTTTGGCTGGGATTGGGGTCCGCGTTTCGTGAGCGCGGGCGTGTGGCGCTCGCTGCGGATCGAGAGCTGGAGCGCGGCGCGGCTGACGGACGTGCGCGTGACGCAGGCGCATGGGGCAGATGGCGTGCGCGTGCGGGTCGCGCCGGAGCATGCGACGGCGGCGAAGGGAAAGACGGAGGTCACTTATTACGTGACGATGGACTTGGAGGGAAAGGAAGTGGCGAGCGCGGCGAAAGTGACGGGGGCACCGGGCTCTGCGGACGAGGCGACGGATACGGACGCGGGGCTGGCGTTGCACGTGAAGGAGCCGCAATTGTGGTGGCCGAACGATCACGGCGCGCAGCCGCTTTATCGGGTGACGGTGGAGTTGCGCGATGCGGACGGCGCGGTGCTCGACAGGTGGACGCGGCGGATCGGGCTGCGCACGATCGAGCTCGAGCGCAAGGCGGACGAGTGGGGCGAGTCGTTCGCGTTTGTCGTGAACGGCCGGCGGGTGTTTGCGAAGGGGGCGAACTGGATTCCGGCGAATGCCTTCGTGACGACGCTCGCGCGCGCCGACTATGCGCGGGACATCCAGTCGGCGGCGGATGCGCACATGAACATGCTGCGGATCTGGGGCGGCGGGATTTACGAGAGCGAGGATTTCTACGATCTGTGCGACGAGCGCGGGTTGCTCGTGTGGCACGACTTCATGTTTGCCTGCACGTTGTATCCGGGCGACGAGGCGTTTCTGCGGAGCGTGCGCGCGGAAGCGGAATTTCAGGTGCGGCGCATCCGGCATCGCGCGTGCCTGGCGTTGTGGTGCGGCAACAACGAGATCGAGACGCTCAACTGGGACGCGTTGAAGAAGGACGAGACGCGGCGGCGGAAGTACGACGCGGTGTTTCATCGCGTGCTGCCGGAGGTGGTCGCGGCGGAGGATGGCGTGACGCCGTACTGGCCGACGTCGCCTTACCGCGGCGAGGGGCGGAGCAACGACTACGCGGTGAAGGAGCTCGGCGAGAAGACGGGCGACACGCATTTCTGGGATGTCTGGCATGCGCGGCATCCGGTGAAGGACTACGAGAAATGGAATTTCCGTTTCGTGTCGGAATTCGGGATGCAAAGCTATGCATCGCCGGCGACGCAGGCGACGTTTTGCGCGCAGGACGACGCCAACGTGTTTGGAGCGACGATGGAGAACCATCAGAAGAACCGGGCGGGCAACCAGATCATCCTCGACTACGTGTCGCGGCGGTATCGGTTTCCCAAAGACCAGGATGCGTTGATCTATCTGTCGCAGTTGAACCAGGCGTATTGCATGCAGATGGGCGTCGAGCACTACCGGCGCACGATGCCGCGGTGCATGGGCGCCCTCTACTGGCAGCTCAACGATTGCTGGCCGGTGGCGTCGTGGAGTTCGCTCGAGTTCACCGGGCGGTGGAAGGCGTTGCAGCATGTGGCGCGGCGGTTTTTCGCGCCGGCGTTGGTGACGGCGCACGTGCCGGGCGACGAGGCGCCGACCATCGGCAACTACCGGCGCACGACGGTGCGCGAGGTGCATGTTTACACGGTTTACGATGCGCCGGAAAAGGCGCGCGGCACGGTGAGCTGGGAATTGTGCGCCCTCAGCGGCGAACGCGTGTTGCAGGGCAAAAAAGCGGTGGCGCTCAACTACGGGGAGAGCGTGAAGCAAGCGTCGCTCGATCTCGCTCCAGCGATGACAAAATACGGGCGCGACAATCTTTACCTGCGCATCGCCTTGGACATCGGCGGGCGCGTGGCGAGTGAGGAAACAGTGTTTCTCACGCCGCCGCGGTTCGTGGCGCTGCCGCGCGCGAAGACGAAAGTAGCGGTGAAGTGGCAAGGGAAAACGGCGGCGGAGCTGACGTTCACGTCGGATGCGTTGCAGCACCGGTTCGCGTTTGAAATCGCGGGCGCGGAGGCGACGGCGCGGTCGAGCGACAACTACTTCGAACTATATCCGGGGCGCGCAAAAACCGTCGAGGTGACGTTGGCGAAGCCGTTGACGGCGGCGCAGCTCAAGGCGCGGCTGCGGTGGCGGTCGCTGGCGGACAGCTACGTTTGA
- a CDS encoding fatty acid desaturase, with the protein MSETRSPAVVDWYRSPLPPALFKKLHERSDVKGWVQTGGFLAVVLATATLAFVSWWRHWPWWATLGLIFLHGMVSAFHTNGMHELGHGTVFKTKVLNKFFVQVLSFFGWLNYEMFDASHQRHHRYTLHAPDDQEVVLPTKILLRRYLQEAFFNWPFLKWAVPYQWRIARGRFQGEWELTCFPPEKPALRAAAIAWSRRLLLGHAAILAVSVALSFVVGRPLWIVPVLLSLAPFYGAWLFLLCNHTQHVGLQDKVPDFRLCCRTIELNPVLRFLYWQMNYHTEHHMYAAVPCYNLKKLHEAILPDMPPCPNGLVPAWRQIIAILRRQAVDPTYQYVAPLPQREGAVERSAVGA; encoded by the coding sequence ATGAGCGAAACGCGTTCTCCCGCCGTCGTCGATTGGTATCGCAGCCCGCTGCCGCCGGCGCTGTTTAAAAAATTGCACGAACGCAGCGACGTGAAGGGCTGGGTGCAGACGGGCGGGTTTCTCGCCGTGGTGCTCGCGACAGCGACGCTCGCGTTTGTCTCGTGGTGGCGGCACTGGCCGTGGTGGGCGACGCTGGGGCTGATTTTTCTCCACGGGATGGTGTCGGCGTTCCACACCAACGGCATGCACGAGCTGGGGCATGGCACGGTGTTCAAGACGAAGGTGTTGAATAAATTTTTCGTGCAGGTGCTGTCGTTTTTCGGGTGGCTGAACTACGAGATGTTCGATGCGAGCCACCAGCGGCACCACCGCTACACGTTGCACGCGCCGGATGACCAGGAGGTCGTGCTGCCGACGAAAATCCTTTTGCGGCGTTATCTGCAGGAGGCGTTCTTCAACTGGCCGTTCCTGAAATGGGCGGTGCCGTATCAATGGCGGATCGCGCGCGGGCGGTTCCAGGGCGAGTGGGAGCTGACGTGTTTTCCGCCGGAGAAGCCGGCGTTGCGCGCGGCGGCGATCGCGTGGTCGCGGCGGCTGCTGCTGGGGCACGCGGCGATTCTGGCGGTGTCGGTCGCGCTGTCGTTCGTGGTGGGGCGGCCGCTGTGGATCGTGCCGGTGCTGTTGTCGCTGGCGCCGTTCTATGGCGCGTGGCTGTTTTTATTGTGCAACCATACGCAGCACGTCGGCTTGCAGGACAAGGTGCCGGATTTCCGGCTGTGCTGCCGCACGATCGAACTGAACCCGGTGCTGCGTTTTCTCTACTGGCAGATGAACTACCACACGGAGCATCACATGTATGCAGCGGTGCCGTGCTACAATTTGAAGAAGTTGCACGAGGCGATCCTGCCGGACATGCCGCCGTGCCCGAATGGCTTGGTGCCGGCGTGGCGTCAGATCATCGCGATCCTGCGGCGGCAGGCGGTGGACCCGACGTATCAATACGTGGCGCCGCTCCCGCAGCGGGAGGGGGCGGTGGAGCGCAGTGCGGTGGGAGCGTGA
- a CDS encoding ArsR/SmtB family transcription factor, whose translation MPKKPRPLSEEALGLVARRFGVLAEPLRLRLLHALFDGEKSVNTLVAEVDGTQANVSRHLQTLTQANLLSRRKDGLQVFYAIADPTVYQLCDLVCGSLEKTLTKQAKIMTA comes from the coding sequence ATGCCAAAGAAACCTCGTCCGTTGTCCGAAGAAGCGCTGGGGCTGGTGGCGCGCCGCTTCGGCGTGCTGGCGGAACCGCTGCGCCTGCGGTTGCTGCACGCGCTCTTCGACGGCGAAAAGAGCGTGAATACGCTCGTGGCGGAGGTTGACGGCACGCAGGCCAATGTTTCGCGGCACTTGCAGACGCTGACGCAGGCGAACCTGTTGTCGCGACGGAAGGACGGTTTGCAGGTGTTTTACGCCATCGCGGACCCGACGGTCTATCAGTTGTGCGACCTGGTCTGCGGCAGCCTGGAGAAGACGTTGACGAAGCAGGCGAAGATCATGACCGCGTAG
- a CDS encoding YgaP family membrane protein: protein MKTDSFIRLLAGTVILLGCALTAFVNLWWLLVPAFVGANLIQSTLTGFCPPTLVLRKLGWVDADNVIHWGGQR, encoded by the coding sequence ATGAAAACCGACTCCTTCATCCGTCTCCTCGCCGGCACGGTCATCCTCCTGGGCTGCGCCCTCACCGCGTTCGTCAACCTGTGGTGGCTCCTCGTCCCGGCCTTCGTGGGCGCCAACCTCATCCAGTCCACGCTCACCGGCTTCTGCCCGCCGACCCTCGTGTTGCGCAAGCTCGGCTGGGTCGACGCCGACAACGTCATCCACTGGGGCGGCCAGCGCTGA
- a CDS encoding DUF6132 family protein, with the protein MSPLLRFILIVLAGIGLGALLGWTNSCSSGACPLTSTWWRGALYGGVLGVLLAASFRS; encoded by the coding sequence ATGTCCCCTCTCCTCCGCTTCATTCTCATCGTGCTCGCCGGCATCGGCCTCGGCGCCCTGCTCGGCTGGACCAACTCCTGCTCCTCCGGCGCCTGCCCGCTCACGTCCACCTGGTGGCGGGGCGCCCTCTACGGCGGCGTCCTCGGCGTCCTGCTCGCCGCCAGCTTTCGTTCCTAA